gCCCACACTTATTTTTCTGTCATTATTGTCTTGTGGATGTTCTGATATTGCATACTATCCTTCACATGTAAGAAGGCAGAAGTAAGGTATACCTCTATTTGTCACTCTGTTTACTTGTATTTAACTTCTATTTGTCACTCTGTTTACCTGTATTTAACTTTAGGCAGTGGCTTACAGTGATGTGGTGCTCTttactggtttttttttttttgttcaatctAATTACTAATCACAACAGCTACATTGTATTAGTATTAGTTCTGCATGGGAAATCAAGCAGGATATGGTTGACATGGCTGCTGATCGTGGGTGTTACATTGATTAGAGTACAGTATGAATATTCTCTGCACTTGTGctctaatttaaaataatagcTACTTGGGCTTGATTATCTACCTGATCACCTATAATTAAGATACCAACAATACAGGGACAAACGACattatattgaaaaaaaagaaaaagaaatataactATGAACTATAATTTAGGATAGCAACGTTGACAGTAAATACATccattaattaaataaaaatccttgttttatcattttctCCATAAAGTTGAGAGGGCAAACGAGGTTTGATGAGAACTTGAAGAGGGGTCGCCTTGATGTTTGTCAGTCCAAAGCTCTCAGTCATATCAATCGGTGCACTCGAGGGGTTGGAGATTTCAAACGCATGCACAAAACTAGCCAACGTAAATTGCACCATTTGAAGGGCAAATGCCAAGCCAGGGCATGCTCTTCTCCCACTTCCAAATGGAATTAACTCAAAGTGCAATCCCTTAACATCAACATCCCTGTGGGTGGTCAGAAACCTCTCCGGCTTGAATTCCAATGGATCGGGCCATATTCTCGGGTCGGTTTGGATCTTCCAAAGGTTCGTGATCAACCGGGTGCCCTTTGAGACATGGTAGCCGCCTATGTTGCAGTCCTTGGTGAACTCTCGTGGTCCAGATAATGGTGCTGCTGGGTACAAACGCAGCGTTTCTTTCACTATGGCTTGGATGTAGACCAGCTTGCTTATATCTGACTCACTCACAACTCTTTGTCTGCCTATTTCAGTGTCCAGTTCGTTTTGGGCGCTTTTAAGCACGTGAGGGTTGTTCAATAATAGTGATATTGCCCATGTTAATGTGACCATGGTGGTATCGCTACCTCCTGCAATCATATTCTGCAAAAGTAcaatttatttgattaattatttatataaagcTAAATTATATAGATTAAGCTAGGCATATGTTTGATTACCAAGCTTGTGGCTTTGTTGACTGTGTCAGCATCAAAACCGCCAAGGTCTGCACCATCAAGCACAGAAAGCATGGCGTCTATGAAGTCTGGTTCCCCTTTAGCATCACCTCTTGCCCTCCTTCTCTTGTGCTCTTCAACCCAACCTCCAACGATGGCGTCCAGTTCTTTCCCAATCCTCTTCATCTCCTTCTCATGCCCACCCAAGTCCAACCACCGAAGATAAGGTACCACATCACCCACCACAAACAGCCCcacataataaaaaaactcctTCAATGCACTCTGAACCCTACGTGCTTCTGTCTTCTCATCCTCATCGGCAGCAACCGAATAACGCTTTCCAGCCACCATTCTAAGAATCACGTTCAAGGTCATGTCCCCAAACCACTGCTTCAACTCCACCAAAACTCCGTCGCTATTATTGCTCTCCCTTTTCTCCGCGGTACTCCAAGTTTTGAACAATTCTTGCAAGAAAGTTGTCACTTCAGAGACTCGAATGTGTCTGAGCAGCTCAAGCCTTCGGTTGGAGAGCAGCTCCAAGGTGGTAATCTTGCGCATCTCTCGCCAGAAGGGTCCGGAGGGTGCAAACCCAAACATGGCGTAGTTATAGCCAATGTGATCCACAACCGCGAGCTTTGGACGCGAGTTTAAGACCAAGTCATTGGTTGTGAAGCATTCTTTTGCGATCTCACTGCTGCTTATCACGAGAGATGGATAGACGCCAAGGCGGATGGTGAAGAGAGGCCCGTACTTGTCAGCCATGGCTGCCAATTTGATGTGAGGAGGTGTAGATCCTCCTAGCAAGGGAAGGTGGCCAAATATCGGCCATGCACCCTTGGCTTCAGTTGGGGCTAATTTGGCAGGTCTCCATCTGCGTGAGAAGTAATAGGAAACGATGATTGttgtaaataaaaaagcagTGACGGAGTTTACATAAGGGAGAGAATAATCCATTTAAACTAATTGGTAATTGGAAACTTAGAAAGCTAGAGAATGAAAGCCCTGTCACCATATTATATAGGCGTGATATCTATGCTCGTGTATATCGATACACCTCATGAGGATAGTACAGATATTATTATTAGAGATAAAATTCTACGCTAAGAAAGTAATgcatggtgatggtgatgatggtcACTGGCGGATCCAGAAATATTTAAACGGAGGTGCAATATTGattaaataggaaaaataattttttagaataatcattttctcaagataatttttgacGAATTTTATtacttacacatcaaataagaaaacttgattttatgggattttagtatgaagtacatattgacttaatgagccattatttttagcataaattgcattttgcactaaaaacgaattttcatattttgatttggtgggaatttgattttctagtatttttatttgaatctaaATGAGGGAtacttccttatttatattgtaaacttaagtaaatggagtaatataaaaataaataaaaataaaagacgaagacatttacttaaatatagaaataagaTAATATGTACACCAGTTGAGTAAAATGACAATTTGAAGTAcctataataattttttcaacaATGAGAGATGCAACTGTAGCTTCTTGTGCCTTATTAGGTACGCTagtggtgatggtgatggagggTGGTGGGGCAGCCACATGAAAAACTGTGTATCTATTTTGTTTGCTATGGCTACGAGACACAGACCATGGTGGTAAGCAGGACAAAGATGAGAGAATTAGTCAAATTATATAATGGAAGGGTGACGTATGCATTTCAGGTGGCTCAAGGTAATTCTGCAAAGTGAGCTTGAAAAACCATGCGTTTAGTTTGTCCGCTAGTATGCTGTGAAGATTATTCAAACTTCAACGCCACGTGGTAGAAAAGTCTAATTATTGAACAATCAACCGAGTTTTTTTATTGGGATAAATCTCTCTATCTACTCgggaaaatattttttggaataaaaaaaggttCTGTGGATGTTACTTTCCGCATTTGTAGGTATGCATCTCAATCTCAAAGACTAAAAGCTTAATCCACTATGACCATTCGATGAacttaatattaattatatcaAATGGTTGGACCTTAATTTTCATCAGGTAATAATAAAGATACGATTTCCTTATCCCTGATTCTGAGCTTAGTCTTGTTATTGGTTTGTATCCAGAAGTCTCACATAtccattaagtcaatatactTTATACAAATCCataaaattaagttttttttatttaatgtgtaaggaataaaagctgccaaaaattattttgagaaaataattatttcgataaaccatttttcatacttaatcaatatttttatataaaacatttttttatgtatgatatgaatgcatgaagggacctaaggtttttttttagtttgtgaaattttgattttttctttctaatggtttaatggggaaaaaaacTTTAAAGATATTTGCTAAATCGCTACTCTTTGTCTATCTCTTACAATTGTTCTTGCTTAAAATGTATTTGTCTATCGCTTTATCGAGAACAATTATGATTGCAACCAATAAGCAATATAATTCTTGAcatatgtgatatatatatatactatttttcGTATGCATTTTGAGCGAACTTTTGATTCTTTATAATTTGTAAGAGACCCCCATACACATGAAATCCTGGCTTTGCCATTGCCAAATGCACACTTTGTGTTATTTTTCTGCACgctttagtatatatataatacctataatattaatatacataatatacacttaaaaaaaaatttaaaaattgagAATCCTATGCGGTGGCACCACTTGCACATCTTAGAGCGGCCCCTGCCTCACATGAAAAACTatgtatttgatttgtttgctGCGGTTGAAAATTCAATTCTTATCCCAGCTTAACATTTGTCCATGTCATTTTGCAGATTTATATCTCCAATGGGCGGGGTTGCCTTGTTATATTGGTTTGTATCCAGAAGCCTCACAAATATGAAATGATTAATCATCTTTTGTTCCGATTTCAAACCCAAAGTAAGTTGCATGACTTGAAAAGCGAGAGAGATTCCTGGTCATATCATTGTATTTGTTATACTTGGAAGGATCCTAATGTCATTAATTTTGACTCACCTGCTTCATTTCCATTTTGCAACTTAATTTTATTGGTTCAACTTATCGGCGGCCAAAAAATGATTTTCACTGGTTAAAGGGGCGATGTCTGCTTCCCAATTACCTGCTTCATTTCCATACGCATGCATGGTAAATCGGTAATGGAGGGTGGTGGGCAGTCTCACATGAAAAACTCTGTATCTAATTTGTTTGCTACTGCTACGAGACACTGACCATGGCTCTAAAATCGACAAATTTATTTTCCCGTACGTAACTTCTAGCAGTCTATTCCTTCCCAAGAATAGCATTTGTCAAAAGTAGAGGAATTTATAAACTGGAACTGTTTAGTTTAATACATTCACAACATATATTGCATATGTGCGTTTTATTCTCACATATAGCTAAATTCTCACTCTCAACTATTTAATCATATAAATTAGGAGACAAGCGTGGTTTGACGAGGACATCAAGAGGAGTCAGTTTTATGTTCGTAAGTCCAATACTTCCAGTCATATCAACTGGTGTGTTTTCTTGAGTCGTGACATCAAACGAATGAAGAAAACTAGCCAAAGTTAAAAGTGTCATCTGAAGGCCAAAACTTATCCCAGGGCATGCTCTTCTACCACTGCCAAACGGCATCAGCTCAAATTGCTGACCCCGAACATCAACATCCTTATGGGTAGTGAGAAATCTCTCTGGCTTGAACTCCATCGGGTCGTCCCAAACCCGTGGATCAGTTTGGATCTTCCACAGGTTCACTAGCAGCCACGTGCCTTTTGGAACATGGTACCCTCCTACGGTACAGTCTTCTGTGAACTCCCTCTGGCCTGAGAGTGGTCCAGCTGGGCATAAACGCATTGCTTCTTTAACAGTGGCCTGCAGGTACACCAGATTATTTATATCTGACTCATCCAGCAGTCTTCCTTTGCCAACATACTGATCAAGTTCTTCATAAACTTTCTTCAAAACTTGGCGGTTGTTCAAAAGCAAAGAGAGTGTCCACGTCAGGGTCACCATGGTTGTGTCACTCCCTCCAGCAATCAAACTCTGCACAATCAAAATTTTGGTGattattaaaacaaatttagCCAATGACCATTTGGTTTAGCAGCATCCAGTATCGACTTTGTTGGACCAGGTGCTGAGTTGAAACATGACGGACGAAGGTCGTtgtagaaaaaattaaaataaattaacataTATACCAAACATGTTGCTTTGATGACGGTATCAGCATCGAAGCCAGCAACATCTGTTCCATCGATGGCTGAAAGCATGACATCCATGAAATCTTGATCTTTTCCTTTAGTTCTTTTCTGCTTGTGCTCCTCCAACCATTCCGCAACAATACCGTCCAATTCTTTGGCAGTTTTCTTCATGGCCTTCTGCTGTCCACCCAAATCCAACCAACTAAGCCAAGGAACAGCATCTCCCAACACAAACAATCCCACCAAATGAAAGAACTCTC
The window above is part of the Prunus dulcis chromosome 1, ALMONDv2, whole genome shotgun sequence genome. Proteins encoded here:
- the LOC117614429 gene encoding cytochrome P450 CYP82D47-like — protein: MDYSLPYVNSVTAFLFTTIIVSYYFSRRWRPAKLAPTEAKGAWPIFGHLPLLGGSTPPHIKLAAMADKYGPLFTIRLGVYPSLVISSSEIAKECFTTNDLVLNSRPKLAVVDHIGYNYAMFGFAPSGPFWREMRKITTLELLSNRRLELLRHIRVSEVTTFLQELFKTWSTAEKRESNNSDGVLVELKQWFGDMTLNVILRMVAGKRYSVAADEDEKTEARRVQSALKEFFYYVGLFVVGDVVPYLRWLDLGGHEKEMKRIGKELDAIVGGWVEEHKRRRARGDAKGEPDFIDAMLSVLDGADLGGFDADTVNKATSLNMIAGGSDTTMVTLTWAISLLLNNPHVLKSAQNELDTEIGRQRVVSESDISKLVYIQAIVKETLRLYPAAPLSGPREFTKDCNIGGYHVSKGTRLITNLWKIQTDPRIWPDPLEFKPERFLTTHRDVDVKGLHFELIPFGSGRRACPGLAFALQMVQFTLASFVHAFEISNPSSAPIDMTESFGLTNIKATPLQVLIKPRLPSQLYGENDKTRIFI
- the LOC117614358 gene encoding cytochrome P450 CYP82D47-like; the encoded protein is MTAILNLPFATMELYLPCLNTAIAGILAILLFSYFIIKRSSSAAKAKGPKLPKVAGGWPLLGHLGLFRGSQLPHIALASLVDKYGPAFTINIGIHSALVISTWEAAKDCFTTNDIVVSSRPATLGAKHLGYNFAMFGFSPYGPYWREMRKLTSLELLSNRRLELLKKVRVSEVEMSLKELYALWIKRKESSGERLVEMKQWFGDLTLNVIFRMVAGKRCFMNGNLSEEKEARRWQKAMREFFHLVGLFVLGDAVPWLSWLDLGGQQKAMKKTAKELDGIVAEWLEEHKQKRTKGKDQDFMDVMLSAIDGTDVAGFDADTVIKATCLSLIAGGSDTTMVTLTWTLSLLLNNRQVLKKVYEELDQYVGKGRLLDESDINNLVYLQATVKEAMRLCPAGPLSGQREFTEDCTVGGYHVPKGTWLLVNLWKIQTDPRVWDDPMEFKPERFLTTHKDVDVRGQQFELMPFGSGRRACPGISFGLQMTLLTLASFLHSFDVTTQENTPVDMTGSIGLTNIKLTPLDVLVKPRLSPNLYD